From Anopheles darlingi chromosome 2, idAnoDarlMG_H_01, whole genome shotgun sequence, the proteins below share one genomic window:
- the LOC125952807 gene encoding putative fatty acyl-CoA reductase CG5065 isoform X1, with translation MKDLAKKTPVQAWYTGKTIFVTGGSGFMGKVLLEKLLYACSDLERIYVLMRPKRGKSPQTRIDDWLKLPVFKRIREEKPEVYKKLVPIPGDVTSERLGISPEHEQLLIEKTEIVFHCAATLKLEAKLKDAIEMNTVGTKRILDLCQQMKRLQALLHLSTAFCYCDKEVLTEKVHDFHHNPYDLMRTVEWMDEKALDTITPTLLTPHPNTYTYSKRLAEMMVRDVYGKLRVCIVRPSIVCPANAEPVEGWVDSLNGPVGIMVAGGKGIIRSMLCNGEYNAEVIPVDLAINGLITIAYTMGQMAEMPPEIPVYNITCRETKRTTWKEVLDLGKATAYEYPFEAGVWYPDGDITMNKAYHTMCVVLFHWLPAYLIDFLMFCFGQKRFMCRIQNMVTEGLSLLQFFTTRQWDFKSHQYQAIAKNLSPEDNVIFTMDVDAIDTKDYLRRIILGGRQYCMKEPLSTLPKARIQLKMLYVLDKVAKAFMLYLMLWLFLSITGLRAPVYEMLGWA, from the exons atgaaag ATTTGGCGAAGAAAACGCCTGTGCAGGCATGGTACACAGGCAAAACGATTTTTGTCACCGGAGGATCCGGTTTCATGGGCAAg GTTCTGTTGGAGAAACTGCTCTACGCGTGTTCGGACCTGGAACGCATTTACGTGCTGATGCGCCCCAAGCGCGGGAAGTCGCCACAAACGCGGATCGATGATTGGTTGAAATTGCCG GTGTTCAAGCGGATCAGGGAGGAGAAGCCAGAAGTGTACAAGAAGCTCGTACCGATACCAGGCGATGTGACGAGCGAACGGCTGGGCATCAGCCCGGAACACGAGCAGCTGCTGATCGAGAAGACGGAGATAGTGTTCCACTGTGCAGCTACGCTTAAGCTCGAAGCCAAGCTGAAGGATGCCATTGAGATGAACACGGTCGGTACGAAGCGGATCCTTGACCTGTGCCAGCAGATGAAGCGTCTTCAGGCGCTACTACATCTCTCGACTGCCTTCTGCTATTGCGACAAG GAAGTGCTGACGGAGAAAGTACACGACTTCCATCACAATCCGTACGATCTGATGCGTACCGTGGAGTGGATGGACGAGAAAGCGCTCGATACGATCACTCCAACGTTGCTAACTCCGCATCCGAATACGTACACCTACTCGAAGCGTCTGGCCGAGATGATGGTACGCGATGTCTATGGTAAACTGCGGGTCTGTATCGTGCGTCCCAGCATCG TTTGTCCTGCCAATGCTGAACCCGTCGAAGGATGGGTTGATAGTCTAAACGGACCAGTCGGTATcatggtggccggtggcaaAGGTAtcattcgatcgatgctgTGCAACGGTGAATACAACGCAGAAGTCATTCCTGTCGATCTGGCCATCAACGGGCTCATAACGATCGCTTACACGATGGGACAGATGGCGGAAAT GCCACCAGAAATCCCCGTATACAACATAACGTGTCGTGAGACGAAACGGACCACCTGGAAGGAAGTGCTGGACCTTGGCAAAGCGACCGCATACGAATATCCTTTCGAGGCCGGCGTTTGGTATCCGGATGGAGACATAACGATGAACAAAGCCTATCACACCATGTGCGTCGTACTGTTCCACTGGTTGCCTGCCTACCTTATCGATTTCctaatgttttgctttggcCAGAAACGATT CATGTGTCGGATCCAGAACATGGTTACGGAGGGATTGAGTTTGCTGCAGTTCTTCACCACCCGGCAATGGGACTTCAAATCGCACCAGTATCAAGCGATCGCAAAAAATCTATCACCTGAGGATAACGTGATATTTACGATGGATGTGGACGCGATTGATACGAAGGACTATTTGCGCCGGATCATTCTCGGAGGCCGGCAGTACTGTATGAAAGAGCCATTGTCCACCCTCCCGAAGGCCCGCATTCAGCTGAAGATGCTGTACGTGCTGGATAAGGTTGCCAAGGCGTTCATGCTCTATCTGATGCTGTGGCTGTTCCTATCGATCACTGGACTGAGGGCTCCGGTTTACGAGATGCTCGGGTGGGCCTAA
- the LOC125952807 gene encoding putative fatty acyl-CoA reductase CG5065 isoform X2, which produces MGKVLLEKLLYACSDLERIYVLMRPKRGKSPQTRIDDWLKLPVFKRIREEKPEVYKKLVPIPGDVTSERLGISPEHEQLLIEKTEIVFHCAATLKLEAKLKDAIEMNTVGTKRILDLCQQMKRLQALLHLSTAFCYCDKEVLTEKVHDFHHNPYDLMRTVEWMDEKALDTITPTLLTPHPNTYTYSKRLAEMMVRDVYGKLRVCIVRPSIVCPANAEPVEGWVDSLNGPVGIMVAGGKGIIRSMLCNGEYNAEVIPVDLAINGLITIAYTMGQMAEMPPEIPVYNITCRETKRTTWKEVLDLGKATAYEYPFEAGVWYPDGDITMNKAYHTMCVVLFHWLPAYLIDFLMFCFGQKRFMCRIQNMVTEGLSLLQFFTTRQWDFKSHQYQAIAKNLSPEDNVIFTMDVDAIDTKDYLRRIILGGRQYCMKEPLSTLPKARIQLKMLYVLDKVAKAFMLYLMLWLFLSITGLRAPVYEMLGWA; this is translated from the exons ATGGGCAAg GTTCTGTTGGAGAAACTGCTCTACGCGTGTTCGGACCTGGAACGCATTTACGTGCTGATGCGCCCCAAGCGCGGGAAGTCGCCACAAACGCGGATCGATGATTGGTTGAAATTGCCG GTGTTCAAGCGGATCAGGGAGGAGAAGCCAGAAGTGTACAAGAAGCTCGTACCGATACCAGGCGATGTGACGAGCGAACGGCTGGGCATCAGCCCGGAACACGAGCAGCTGCTGATCGAGAAGACGGAGATAGTGTTCCACTGTGCAGCTACGCTTAAGCTCGAAGCCAAGCTGAAGGATGCCATTGAGATGAACACGGTCGGTACGAAGCGGATCCTTGACCTGTGCCAGCAGATGAAGCGTCTTCAGGCGCTACTACATCTCTCGACTGCCTTCTGCTATTGCGACAAG GAAGTGCTGACGGAGAAAGTACACGACTTCCATCACAATCCGTACGATCTGATGCGTACCGTGGAGTGGATGGACGAGAAAGCGCTCGATACGATCACTCCAACGTTGCTAACTCCGCATCCGAATACGTACACCTACTCGAAGCGTCTGGCCGAGATGATGGTACGCGATGTCTATGGTAAACTGCGGGTCTGTATCGTGCGTCCCAGCATCG TTTGTCCTGCCAATGCTGAACCCGTCGAAGGATGGGTTGATAGTCTAAACGGACCAGTCGGTATcatggtggccggtggcaaAGGTAtcattcgatcgatgctgTGCAACGGTGAATACAACGCAGAAGTCATTCCTGTCGATCTGGCCATCAACGGGCTCATAACGATCGCTTACACGATGGGACAGATGGCGGAAAT GCCACCAGAAATCCCCGTATACAACATAACGTGTCGTGAGACGAAACGGACCACCTGGAAGGAAGTGCTGGACCTTGGCAAAGCGACCGCATACGAATATCCTTTCGAGGCCGGCGTTTGGTATCCGGATGGAGACATAACGATGAACAAAGCCTATCACACCATGTGCGTCGTACTGTTCCACTGGTTGCCTGCCTACCTTATCGATTTCctaatgttttgctttggcCAGAAACGATT CATGTGTCGGATCCAGAACATGGTTACGGAGGGATTGAGTTTGCTGCAGTTCTTCACCACCCGGCAATGGGACTTCAAATCGCACCAGTATCAAGCGATCGCAAAAAATCTATCACCTGAGGATAACGTGATATTTACGATGGATGTGGACGCGATTGATACGAAGGACTATTTGCGCCGGATCATTCTCGGAGGCCGGCAGTACTGTATGAAAGAGCCATTGTCCACCCTCCCGAAGGCCCGCATTCAGCTGAAGATGCTGTACGTGCTGGATAAGGTTGCCAAGGCGTTCATGCTCTATCTGATGCTGTGGCTGTTCCTATCGATCACTGGACTGAGGGCTCCGGTTTACGAGATGCTCGGGTGGGCCTAA
- the LOC125952808 gene encoding protein CDV3 homolog, whose amino-acid sequence MADLDDFFAKKDKKKGKAKKFVTAEEIAKQLDDTSKKAVESKMKKTEPADNKLAPDEQAEDEWKVFEEQKKDYSGLKLAQLTIDEDGNPSNDHDQGDGNDGNSDGEGGEGGERDPGKPWNKLDATAASRAKIPSADEPAAPTSNVYISPALKSLRAKQKKGAPDLKSEEYFPTLGMEKVETPKSQKKDPTFEDVKHGGRVKTVEQSSSGQVSIGNRYTSLSNNAS is encoded by the exons ATGGCCGATCTGGATGATTTCTTtgccaaaaaggacaaaaagaAGGGCAAGGCAAAGAAGTTCGTCACCGCCGAGGAAATCGCCAAGCAACTAGATGACACGTCGAAGAAAGCGGTGGagagcaaaatgaaaaagacgGAACCGGCGGACAACAAGCTGGCTCCGGATGAG CAGGCCGAAGACGAGTGGAAGGTGTTCGAGGAACAGAAGAAGGATTACAGTGGACTCAAACTCGCACAGCTAACGATAGACGAGGATGGAAATCCTAGCAACGATCACGACCAGGGTGATGGCAACGATGGGAATTCGGATGGCGAGGGAGGTGAAGGTGGCGAACGTGATCCTGGCAAGCCGTGGAACAAATTAGACGCAACGGCTGCCAGTCGCGCCAAAATTCCTTCTGCAGACGAACCAGCAGCCCCTACTAGTAACGTTTACATTAGTCCAGCCCTTAAAAGCCTC CGAGCTAAACAGAAGAAAGGTGCTCCGGATTTGAAGAGTGAGGAGTACTTCCCAACTCTCGGCATGGAAAAGGTGGAGACGCCAAAGTCGCAGAAGAAGGATCCTACATTCGAGGACGTCAAACACGGTGGACGGGTAAAAACGGTCGAACAATCATCCTCGGGGCAGGTCAGTATCGGTAATCGATACACTTCGCTCAGCAACAACGCAAGCTAG
- the LOC125959880 gene encoding palmitoyltransferase ZDHHC3, which translates to MEYEYMLMRNEKETQNRYCGGRVWCVKDICGIICAVLTWGLIFYAEFVVTMVILVPNPYKAYRYINFVIFNTASFLAFASHVRTMLSDPGAVPKGNATKEMIQLLGYQEGQVFFKCPKCCSIKPERAHHCSVCQRCIRKMDHHCPWINNCVGENNQKFFVLFTFYIAFISIHAIFLAVNQFCLCIKSEWRECSNYSPPATVILLLFLILEALLFAVFTMIMLGTQLNAIWTDETGIEQLKKEEARWVKKSRWKSFQAVFGNFSLSWFSPFTQPLRAKHGNYLYSV; encoded by the exons ATGGAATACGAGTACATGTTGATGCGCAATGAAAAGGAAACGCAAAACCGCTACTGCGGAGGCCGAGTTTGGTGTGTAAAG GATATCTGTGGAATAATTTGCGCCGTCCTAACGTGGGGTTTGAT ATTTTACGCGGAGTtcgtggtgacgatggtgattcTCGTGCCGAATCCCTACAAAGCATACCGGTACATTAACTTCGTTATCTTCAATACGGCGTCGTTCCTGGCGTTTGCGTCACACGTGCGAACTATGCTGTCGGATCCG ggTGCTGTTCCGAAGGGGAACGCCACGAAGGAAATGATTCAGCTGCTCGGTTATCAGGAGGGCCAAGTTTTTTTCAAATGCCCTAAATGCTGCAGTATTAAGCCGGAACGAGCCCATCACTGCTCGGTATGCCAGCGTTGTATTCGAAAGATGGATCACCACTGCCCGTGGATCAACAACTGTGTAGGGGAGAATAATCAAAAGTTTTTTGTGCTGTTCACG TTTTACATCGCATTCATCTCTATCCATGCGATATTTCTGGCTGTTAATCAGTTCTGTCTCTGCATCAAAAGTGAGTGGAGAGAATGTTCAAACTATTCGCCACCGGCGACGGTAATATTGCTGCTTTTCTTAATTCTGGAGGCGCTACTGTTCGCCGTTTTTACGATGATTATGCTCGGCACTCAGCTGAATGCAATCTGGACCGATGAAACG GGCATAGAGCagctgaagaaggaggaagcccGATGGGTGAAAAAGTCCCGCTGGAAAAGCTTCCAAGCAGTGTTCGGtaatttttcactttcctgGTTTTCACCATTCACACAACCACTCCGGGCGAAACATGGAAATTATTTATATTCAGTCTAA
- the LOC125959881 gene encoding transmembrane protein 208 isoform X2 — MQQPPKKKATKGSKQIVEENAATVKFYRNMSLIATGIQILGFLVYAELSTLAVVMTVLCLIAHAGSFYFMALISKPTLTEKGDIIETGTDLNIEGGITEHVKDVVILTAGTQVAAILTEYFWLLMLLLPIRAAWLLWQTVGKQFFQKDAAEEGPVNEKKQKKMMRKMNRVRQ; from the exons ATG cagcaaccaccgaagAAAAAGGCCACCAAAGGGAGCAAGCAGATAGTGGAggaaaatgcagcaacagTCAAGTTTTACCGTAACATGTCGCTCATCGCGACGGGCATACAGATTTTGGGGTTCCTGGTCTATGCGGAACTCTCTACTCTGGCCGTG GTTATGACGGTGCTGTGTTTAATAGCTCACGCTGGCAGCTTCTATTTTATGGCTTTGATAAGCAAACCTACGCTTACAGAAAAGGGAGATATCATAGAAACCGGAACGGACCTCAACATTGAAGGAGGCATTACAGA GCATGTTAAGGACGTGGTCATACTGACGGCCGGTACGCAGGTGGCTGCAATTTTAACGGAATACTTTTGGCTGCTTATGTTACTACTGCCCATCCGAGCAGCGTGGTTACTATGGCAAACGGTGGGGAAACAGTTTTTCCAGAAAGATGCAGCCGAAGAAGGTCCCGTGAacgagaagaaacagaagaaaatgatGAGGAAAATGAACCGGGTGAGGCAATGA
- the LOC125959881 gene encoding transmembrane protein 208 isoform X1, with product MQQQPPKKKATKGSKQIVEENAATVKFYRNMSLIATGIQILGFLVYAELSTLAVVMTVLCLIAHAGSFYFMALISKPTLTEKGDIIETGTDLNIEGGITEHVKDVVILTAGTQVAAILTEYFWLLMLLLPIRAAWLLWQTVGKQFFQKDAAEEGPVNEKKQKKMMRKMNRVRQ from the exons ATG cagcagcaaccaccgaagAAAAAGGCCACCAAAGGGAGCAAGCAGATAGTGGAggaaaatgcagcaacagTCAAGTTTTACCGTAACATGTCGCTCATCGCGACGGGCATACAGATTTTGGGGTTCCTGGTCTATGCGGAACTCTCTACTCTGGCCGTG GTTATGACGGTGCTGTGTTTAATAGCTCACGCTGGCAGCTTCTATTTTATGGCTTTGATAAGCAAACCTACGCTTACAGAAAAGGGAGATATCATAGAAACCGGAACGGACCTCAACATTGAAGGAGGCATTACAGA GCATGTTAAGGACGTGGTCATACTGACGGCCGGTACGCAGGTGGCTGCAATTTTAACGGAATACTTTTGGCTGCTTATGTTACTACTGCCCATCCGAGCAGCGTGGTTACTATGGCAAACGGTGGGGAAACAGTTTTTCCAGAAAGATGCAGCCGAAGAAGGTCCCGTGAacgagaagaaacagaagaaaatgatGAGGAAAATGAACCGGGTGAGGCAATGA
- the LOC125952668 gene encoding uncharacterized protein LOC125952668: protein MKLRLMILAAFMLLFLLVESATAGKRRKIIIHVPVKVKQQKHVHTEVKTVHHHHKPTVIKEEKIVKKEIHKPVVIKEEVEHEHFHHHYKHDHPTFEIDGHDSNGLGGSLIS from the exons ATGAAGCTAAGACTTATG ATCCTAGCGGCGTTTATGCTACTGTTCCTGCTCGTTGAATCGGCCACCGCAGG CAAACGGCGGAAAATCATCATCCACGTACCGGTCAAAGTGAAACAGCAGAAGCACGTGCACACGGAAGTGAAAaccgtacaccaccaccacaagccgACCGTGATCAAGGAAGAAAAGATCGTGAAGAAAGAAATTCACAAACCCGTCGTGAtcaaggaggaggtggaacaCGAACACTTCCATCACCATTACAAACACGATCACCCAACGTTCGAGATCGATGGGCACGACTCGAACGGGCTGGGTGGTAGCTTGATCAGTTAG
- the LOC125951843 gene encoding uncharacterized protein LOC125951843: MPGRCVMLLVVLATIAIPQHVVESYDPTDTQIPNIVPPNGTFEAFYPREMYGVKNGNSRPAHAHGSFYAHRNPALVEVRNAAAYGFRFDGKRRFNFD, from the coding sequence ATGCCTGGTCGTTGTGTTATGTTGCTAGTGGTACTGGCGACCATCGCAATACCGCAGCACGTGGTGGAGTCATATGATCCGACGGACACGCAAATTCCCAACATTGTGCCACCGAATGGTACCTTCGAAGCGTTCTATCCACGCGAGATGTACGGTGTAAAGAATGGGAATTCACGGCCAGCCCACGCGCACGGTAGCTTCTACGCCCACCGCAACCCAGCCCTGGTAGAGGTGCGGAATGCAGCCGCATACGGATTTCGGTTCGATGGAAAACGCCGGTTCAACTTCGACTAG